TGTTGCCTTTCCAGGAAGACAAACGTATGGTGGAATATTACGAAGGTTTCCTCATGGCAGTGGATAGCCTGAAACGCACTGGTACTTCGCTTGACTTATATGTGTATGATAGTGGCAAAGATGTTTCTACCTTAAATACGATTCTTGCCAAAAACGAGATGAAGAAGATGGATGTAATCTTCGGTCCGATGCATCAGAACCAAATTAAACCTTTATCCGATTTCGCAGAAAAGAACGATATTCGTTTAGTGATTCCTTTCTCACAAAAAGGTGAAGAGGTATTCAATAATCCTGCCGTTTATCAAATCAATACGCCACAGTCTTATTTGTATTCGGAAGTTTACGAGCATTTTACCCGTCAATTTCCTAATGCACACGTTATCTTTATTGAGCCGACAATTGCCGATAAGGAGAAAGCTGATTTTATCAGTGGTTTGAAGCAGGAATTGAAAAGCAAGGGAGTCTCGATGCAGACAGTCAACGAAAGCGCTACGAAAGAAACATTGAAGGCAGCACTTCGTAATGACAAAGAGAACATCTTTATTCCAACATCAAGTACGAATGTGCTGCTAATTAAGGCACTACCACAGTTAACTCTGTTAGTCAGGGACAATCCCGAACAAAATATTCACTTGTTTGGCTACCCGGAGTGGCAAATTTATACTAAAGACCATTTAGATAGTTTCTTTGAACTGGATGTATATTTCTACTCTTCGTTCTATACGAATACATTATTCCCGGCGGCTGTGCAATTCACCAACGACTACCATAAATGGTACAGCAAGGATTTAACAAGCAAATTTCCAAACTATGCAATGCTTGGATTTGACACTGGCTTCTTCTTCCTGAAAGGCCTGTCACGCTATGGCTCGGAACTTGAAAATAATCTGCCTAAAATGAGTCTGACTCCTATTCAGACCGGATTCAAATTCCAGCGTGTGAACAACTGGGGGGGATTTATTAATAAGAAGGTGTTCTTCATACGTTTCACTAAGAACTTTGAATTAGTAAAACTAGACTTCGAATAATACGAAAATGATAAAGATAAAACCATTTTTGATCGCAGCGCTCCTGCTTACAGGTTTTACTCTGCCTGTTACTGCCCAAATCGGAGAAGCACGAAGTAATTTTTCTGTGGGTATCAACGGCGGCGTCAATCTGAATAGCGCTTCTTTCACCCCGACCATCAAGCAAAATAGCTTGATGGGGATTACCGGTGGATTGACAGCACGTTATATTTCTGAGAAGTATTTTGCCATGATTTGCGGCGCACAGGTCGAACTGAATGTCTCACAACGAGGATGGGATCAATTATTCGAAACCGTATCATTGGACGCCAATGGATATGAAGTGACTTCCAAAGACCCTACCAAGACTTATACCCGCAAAATGACTTATGTCGACATTCCCTTTCTCGCCCATCTTGCTTTCGGACGAGACAGAGGATTGCAGTTCTTCGTCCATGC
The DNA window shown above is from Bacteroides faecium and carries:
- a CDS encoding LysM peptidoglycan-binding domain-containing protein is translated as MKPINRIFLFLLFISVSYAVSYAQENQSYFLHTIEKGQSLYSISKMYNVTTSDIIRLNPGCDEKIYAGQSIKIPKGKESQKGETFHTIQAGETLYKLTTMYNVSAKDICEANPGLSAENFRIGQVILIPQKEEKEVAVQTPVEQSSIQGPVVPRCKDMHKVKRKETIFSVSREYGISEQELIAANPELKKGMKKGQFLCIPYPAATTVQPTQKEDPYAIPPSNSELFRKSKETPKEMSTIKAALVLPFQEDKRMVEYYEGFLMAVDSLKRTGTSLDLYVYDSGKDVSTLNTILAKNEMKKMDVIFGPMHQNQIKPLSDFAEKNDIRLVIPFSQKGEEVFNNPAVYQINTPQSYLYSEVYEHFTRQFPNAHVIFIEPTIADKEKADFISGLKQELKSKGVSMQTVNESATKETLKAALRNDKENIFIPTSSTNVLLIKALPQLTLLVRDNPEQNIHLFGYPEWQIYTKDHLDSFFELDVYFYSSFYTNTLFPAAVQFTNDYHKWYSKDLTSKFPNYAMLGFDTGFFFLKGLSRYGSELENNLPKMSLTPIQTGFKFQRVNNWGGFINKKVFFIRFTKNFELVKLDFE
- a CDS encoding porin family protein, with product MIKIKPFLIAALLLTGFTLPVTAQIGEARSNFSVGINGGVNLNSASFTPTIKQNSLMGITGGLTARYISEKYFAMICGAQVELNVSQRGWDQLFETVSLDANGYEVTSKDPTKTYTRKMTYVDIPFLAHLAFGRDRGLQFFVHAGPQIGFLISESETIEGIDMNNLSNTQKAVYGVKIQNKFDYGIAGGGGVELRTKKAGSFIVEGRYYFALSDFYSTTKKDYFARAAHGTITIKLTYLFDLKK